The following are encoded in a window of Pseudomonas sp. JQ170C genomic DNA:
- a CDS encoding GyrI-like domain-containing protein has translation MSIPNHVAIEPVRIEEGQRLVIAGMGGRFTQSTTHEIPTLWQRFEPYIGRVTGQVGAHTYGVCCNADGKGHFDYIAGVQVEDAEMLPADFQHVDLKPQRYAVFEHHGSVDTLKATFQAIWNDWLPSSGERVAQAPEFERYGKDFDPFDSRSVMEIWLPLERRN, from the coding sequence ATGTCCATCCCGAATCACGTTGCAATCGAGCCTGTGCGAATTGAAGAGGGCCAGCGCCTTGTCATCGCCGGTATGGGGGGCCGTTTCACGCAGTCCACGACCCACGAGATCCCGACGCTGTGGCAGCGTTTCGAGCCCTATATCGGCCGGGTGACAGGGCAGGTCGGCGCGCACACCTACGGCGTGTGCTGCAACGCCGACGGCAAAGGCCATTTCGATTACATCGCCGGGGTGCAGGTGGAGGACGCCGAAATGTTGCCGGCCGACTTTCAGCATGTCGACCTCAAGCCCCAGCGCTATGCGGTGTTCGAGCACCACGGTAGCGTCGATACCCTCAAGGCGACTTTCCAGGCCATCTGGAACGACTGGCTGCCGTCCTCCGGAGAGCGGGTTGCCCAGGCACCGGAATTCGAGCGTTATGGCAAGGATTTCGATCCGTTCGACAGCCGCAGCGTGATGGAGATTTGGTTGCCGTTGGAGCGACGCAACTAA
- a CDS encoding YybH family protein, producing the protein MNNAAETEIRQLIERWIPAVRARDIPAITAPYADDILAFDAVKELQFKGKAAYTAHWQACMEHCPGEMVFEMEQLQIHATPELGFAHWLNRCGPGGDEGGEDKSCYMRVTVGYKRIGGQWKVIHEHWSAPFDMETGAALFSLKP; encoded by the coding sequence ATGAACAATGCCGCCGAAACTGAGATCCGCCAGCTGATCGAACGCTGGATTCCCGCCGTCCGAGCCCGGGACATTCCTGCGATCACCGCCCCTTACGCCGACGATATCCTTGCCTTCGATGCCGTCAAGGAACTGCAGTTCAAGGGTAAGGCCGCCTACACCGCCCATTGGCAAGCCTGCATGGAGCATTGCCCCGGCGAGATGGTCTTTGAAATGGAACAACTGCAGATCCATGCCACCCCGGAACTGGGGTTCGCTCACTGGCTCAACCGTTGCGGCCCCGGCGGCGACGAGGGCGGCGAGGATAAAAGCTGCTATATGCGCGTCACGGTCGGCTACAAGCGGATCGGCGGGCAGTGGAAGGTGATTCATGAACACTGGTCGGCGCCATTCGACATGGAAACCGGAGCGGCCCTGTTCTCGCTCAAGCCCTGA
- a CDS encoding YciI family protein has protein sequence MKYLCLVYCEEGLLHSLPDSPADAECMAYAESIQGSGRMLAAEALKPVQTATTVRVRGGHMSLTDGPFAETKEQLAGFYLVDARDLNEALNIAKGIPAARVGSVEVRPIRELQP, from the coding sequence ATGAAATACCTTTGCCTGGTCTACTGTGAAGAAGGCCTGTTGCACAGCCTGCCCGACAGCCCCGCCGATGCCGAGTGCATGGCCTATGCCGAGTCGATCCAGGGCAGCGGGCGGATGCTCGCCGCCGAAGCGCTCAAGCCTGTGCAGACGGCAACCACGGTGCGTGTGCGCGGTGGGCACATGAGCCTGACCGATGGGCCTTTTGCCGAGACCAAGGAGCAACTGGCCGGCTTCTATCTGGTCGATGCCCGCGACCTGAACGAAGCGTTGAATATTGCCAAGGGCATCCCTGCCGCCCGGGTCGGCAGTGTCGAAGTGAGGCCGATCCGCGAGCTACAACCCTGA
- a CDS encoding SRPBCC family protein, with protein MSLHPPGAAQYELSLSRLIDAPRRKVFQAWTEPELLAQWWGPNGMTTPLCEMQLWVGGLFRTVMQAPDGTEYPNQGVFLEIVAPERIVFTDAFGPGWVPSNKAFMTAVVTFEDVRGKTQYTARAWHWNAADCLAHEEMGFHRGWGESLDRLVALVTTQMPG; from the coding sequence ATGAGCCTTCATCCGCCAGGAGCAGCGCAGTACGAACTGTCCCTCAGCCGCCTGATCGATGCACCTCGTCGCAAGGTGTTCCAGGCATGGACCGAGCCCGAGCTGCTGGCGCAGTGGTGGGGCCCCAACGGCATGACCACGCCCCTGTGCGAGATGCAGTTGTGGGTAGGGGGGCTGTTTCGCACGGTGATGCAGGCACCGGACGGTACTGAATACCCGAACCAGGGCGTGTTCCTGGAGATTGTCGCCCCCGAGCGAATTGTCTTCACCGATGCCTTCGGGCCCGGCTGGGTGCCGTCGAACAAGGCATTCATGACGGCGGTGGTGACCTTTGAAGACGTGCGCGGCAAGACCCAGTACACCGCACGCGCCTGGCACTGGAACGCTGCCGATTGTCTGGCCCATGAAGAAATGGGTTTTCATCGCGGCTGGGGCGAAAGCCTCGACCGGCTGGTGGCGCTGGTGACTACCCAGATGCCGGGCTGA
- a CDS encoding RNA polymerase sigma factor, with product MTTQALVRAEVESVYTRESRRILATLIRLLGDFDLAEEAMHEAFFVAVERWQRDGVPANPRAWLVSTGRFKAIDGLRRRARFDRSQAQLMMALEVLEDDQVNVEELEDDRLRLIFTCCHPALAADAQVPLTLREVCDLTTEEIARAFLQSPATIAQRIVRAKAKIRDAKIPYQVPTLAELPERLDSVLRVIYLVFNEGYSASSGDNLMRNDLSDEAIRLGRLLQQLLPDPEVLGLLALMLLQASRQAARSDEQGELIVLDEQDRRLWNRELIAEGSQLVQQALRSQQFGVYSLQAAIAAVHAEAASAEATDWEEIVGLYNVLLQGWPSPVVELNRAAALAQRDGPEVGLEAVEAILARGQLQDYHLAHAARAELCRQLGRLEQARDAYQTALGLTLQGAERRFIERRLSEL from the coding sequence ATGACGACACAGGCGTTGGTACGGGCCGAGGTCGAGTCGGTCTACACCCGCGAGTCGCGGCGCATCCTGGCAACCCTGATTCGCTTGCTGGGGGATTTCGACCTGGCCGAGGAGGCCATGCACGAAGCGTTTTTCGTCGCCGTCGAGCGTTGGCAGCGCGATGGCGTCCCCGCCAATCCCCGGGCCTGGCTGGTGTCCACCGGGCGCTTCAAGGCCATCGACGGGCTGCGCCGACGCGCGCGTTTCGACCGCTCTCAGGCGCAGTTGATGATGGCCCTGGAGGTGCTGGAGGACGATCAAGTGAATGTCGAGGAGCTGGAAGACGATCGCCTGCGCCTGATCTTCACCTGCTGCCACCCGGCGCTGGCCGCCGATGCCCAGGTGCCGCTCACCCTGCGCGAAGTCTGCGACTTGACCACCGAGGAAATCGCCCGGGCCTTTCTCCAAAGCCCGGCCACCATTGCCCAGCGCATCGTGCGCGCCAAGGCCAAGATTCGCGACGCGAAAATCCCGTACCAGGTGCCGACGCTGGCCGAGTTGCCCGAGCGCCTCGATAGCGTCTTGCGGGTGATCTACCTGGTATTCAACGAAGGCTATTCGGCGTCATCGGGCGACAATCTGATGCGCAATGACCTCAGCGATGAAGCGATCCGCCTGGGACGGTTGCTGCAGCAATTGCTGCCCGATCCGGAAGTGCTGGGGTTGTTGGCCTTGATGCTGCTACAGGCCTCGCGACAGGCGGCGCGCAGTGATGAACAGGGCGAGCTGATTGTGCTGGATGAGCAGGACCGCCGCTTGTGGAACCGTGAGTTGATCGCCGAGGGCAGCCAGCTGGTGCAGCAGGCGCTGCGCAGCCAGCAGTTCGGGGTGTACAGCCTGCAGGCGGCGATTGCCGCAGTGCATGCCGAAGCCGCCAGTGCCGAAGCGACAGACTGGGAAGAGATTGTCGGTTTATACAATGTGCTGCTGCAGGGCTGGCCGTCGCCGGTGGTGGAGCTCAACCGTGCTGCGGCGTTGGCGCAGCGCGATGGTCCCGAGGTGGGGCTGGAAGCGGTGGAGGCGATTCTGGCCCGAGGCCAGTTGCAGGACTATCACCTGGCCCATGCCGCCCGGGCCGAACTGTGTCGGCAATTGGGGCGGCTGGAGCAGGCACGCGATGCGTACCAGACCGCTCTGGGCCTGACTTTGCAAGGCGCCGAGCGGCGCTTTATCGAGCGCCGCCTGAGCGAGCTGTGA
- a CDS encoding MaoC family dehydratase, whose translation MTQVTNTPYEALEVGQTASFSKTVEERDIQLFAAMSGDHNPVHLDAEFAAKSMFKERIAHGMFSGALISAAVACELPGPGTIYLGQQMTFQKPVKIGDTLTVRLEILEKLPKFKVRIATRVFNQNEELVVDGEAQILAPRKQQTVDLVSPPPISIG comes from the coding sequence ATGACCCAGGTCACCAACACGCCTTACGAAGCCCTTGAAGTCGGCCAGACCGCCAGTTTCAGCAAGACCGTCGAAGAACGTGACATCCAGCTGTTCGCAGCCATGTCCGGTGACCACAACCCGGTACACCTGGACGCCGAGTTCGCGGCCAAGAGCATGTTCAAGGAACGCATCGCCCACGGTATGTTCAGTGGCGCGCTGATCAGCGCCGCCGTCGCGTGCGAGCTGCCCGGCCCCGGCACTATCTACCTGGGTCAGCAGATGACCTTCCAGAAGCCGGTGAAGATTGGCGACACCCTGACCGTGCGCCTGGAAATTCTCGAGAAGCTGCCCAAGTTCAAAGTGCGCATCGCCACCCGCGTGTTCAACCAGAACGAAGAGCTGGTGGTCGATGGCGAAGCGCAGATCCTTGCCCCACGCAAGCAGCAGACCGTCGACCTGGTGAGCCCGCCGCCGATCTCCATCGGCTAA